From Oryza sativa Japonica Group chromosome 4, ASM3414082v1, one genomic window encodes:
- the LOC4335710 gene encoding cytochrome b-c1 complex subunit Rieske, mitochondrial, with amino-acid sequence MLRVAGRRLSSSLSWRPAATAAAAAGGPRGGPLAGKNDDDDNNGNGRVQPRFSIESPFFAAARGFSSSETLVPRNQDTGLAELPATVAALKNPNPKVVYDEYNHERHAPGDPSKRAFAYFVLSGGRFIYASLLRLLVLKFVLSMSASKDVLALASLEVDLSSIEPGTTVTVKWRGKPVFIRRRTEDDIALANSVDVGSLRHPQQDAERVKNPEWLVVIGVCTHLGCIPLPNAGDFGGWFCPCHGSHYDISGRIRKGPAPFNLEVPTYSFLEENKLLIG; translated from the exons ATGCTGAGGGTTGCGGGGAGGAGGCTCTCGTCGTCCCTCTCATGGCGccccgccgccacggcggcggcggccgccgggggGCCGAGGGGTGGCCCGCTCGCCGGgaagaacgacgacgacgacaacaacgGCAACGGCCGGGTCCAGCCGCGGTTCTCCATCGAGTCCCcgttcttcgccgccgccagag GGTTTTCTTCATCTGAAACACTTGTTCCAAGGAACCAAGATACTGGCTTGGCTGAACTACCTGCAACCGTTGCTGCACTGAAGAATCCCAACCCAAAGGTGGTGTACGATGAGTACAACCATGAGAGGCATGCACCTGGGGATCCCAGCAAGCGTGCATTTGCTTACTTTGTTCTAAGTGGTGGGAGATTCATCTATGCATCGTTGCTGCGGCTCCTCGTATTGAAATTCGTGCTGAGCATGTCTGCAAGTAAGGACGTGCTTGCGCTTGCTTCCCTGGAGGTGGATCTCTCAAGCATTGAGCCTGGTACCACAGTGACGGTGAAGTGGCGTGGGAAGCCAGTTTTCATCAGAAGGAGGACAGAGGACGACATAGCGCTGGCCAATAGCGTGGACGTTGGGTCCCTGCGCCATCCCCAGCAGGACGCAGAGCGTGTGAAGAACCCAGAGTGGCTAGTGGTCATTGGCGTCTGCACCCACCTTGGTTGCATTCCTCTCCCCAATGCTGGAGATTTCGGAGGTTGGTTCTGCCCGTGCCATGGCTCCCACTACGACATCTCTGGCAGGATTCGCAAGGGCCCCGCTCCATTCAACCTGGAGGTCCCTACCTACAGTTTCTTGGAGGAGAACAAGCTCCTCATAGGCTAA
- the LOC4335711 gene encoding probable glucuronosyltransferase Os04g0398600 precursor — protein MGSRTVGWWLLAAAVVLAAAAADSGEAERAAEQHSERISGSAGDVLEDNPVGRLKVFIYDLPRKYNKKMVNKDPRCLNHMFAAEIFMHRFLLSSAVRTLNPKEADWFYTPVYTTCDLTPAGLPLPFKSPRVMRSAIQYISHKWPFWNRTDGADHFFVVPHDFGACFHYQEEKAIERGILPLLQRATLVQTFGQENHVCLKEGSITIPPYAPPQKMQAHLIPPDTPRSIFVYFRGLFYDTGNDPEGGYYARGARASLWENFKNNPLFDISTDHPPTYYEDMQRAVFCLCPLGWAPWSPRLVEAVVFGCIPVIIADDIVLPFADAIPWEEIGVFVEEKDVPKLDTILTSMPIDDILRKQRLLANPSMKQAMLFPQPAQPRDAFHQILNGLARKLPHPEGVYLQPSDKRLNWTAGPVGDLKAW, from the exons ATGGGATCAAGAACGGTGGGGTGGTGGCTACTGGCGGCggccgtcgtgctcgccgcggcggcggcggattccgGGGAGGCGGAGCGCGCGGCAGAGCAGCACAGCGAGCGCATCTCAG GGAGTGCCGGCGATGTGCTCGAAGACAATCCTGTGGGGAGGTTGAAGGTCTTCATCTATGACCTCCCAAGAAAGTACAACAAGAAGATGGTCAACAAGGATCCCCGGTGCCTCAATCACATGTTTGCTGCAGAAATATTCATGCATCGCTTCTTGCTCTCGAGTGCTGTTCGGACACTCAACCCCAAGGAGGCTGATTGGTTTTACACGCCAGTTTATACTACTTGTGACCTAACTCCGGCTGGACTGCCCTTGCCATTTAAGTCGCCGAGGGTGATGAGGAGTGCGATCCAGTACATTTCGCACAAGTGGCCCTTCTGGAATAGAACAGATGGAGCAGACCACTTCTTTGTTGTCCCGCATGATTTTGGTGCATGTTTTCACTATCAG GAAGAAAAAGCTATTGAGCGTGGAATTCTACCGTTGCTGCAACGTGCTACGTTGGTCCAAACATTTGGACAGGAGAACCATGTTTGCTTAAAAGAGGGTTCTATCACTATACCACCCTACGCTCCTCCACAGAAAATGCAGGCTCACTTGATCCCCCCTGACACTCCACGTTCAATCTTCGTCTACTTCCGGGGACTATTCTATGACACTGGAAATGACCCCGAGGGTGGTTACTATGCAAG AGGGGCGCGAGCTTCCCTATGGGAAAACTTCAAGAACAATCCATTATTCGACATTTCCACGGATCACCCTCCCACCTACTATGAAGACATGCAGCGTGCTGTCTTCTGTCTGTGCCCATTGGGCTGGGCACCATGGAGCCCTAGGTTGGTTGAGGCTGTGGTCTTTGGCTGCATTCCAGTCATCATTGCTGACGACATTGTGCTACCATTTGCCGATGCAATCCCTTGGGAGGAAATTGGCGTGTTTGTTGAGGAGAAGGATGTTCCAAAGTTAGACACCATCCTCACATCGATGCCAATCGACGATATTTTAAGAAAGCAAAGATTGCTTGCAAATCCATCAATGAAGCAGGCCATGTTGTTTCCACAGCCAGCCCAACCAAGAGATGCGTTCCACCAGATCTTGAATGGCCTTGCTCGCAAGCTTCCACACCCAGAGGGAGTATACTTGCAACCCAGTGACAAGCGCCTCAACTGGACTGCTGGACCTGTTGGAGATCTGAAAGCTTGGTAG
- the LOC4335712 gene encoding pollen-specific protein C13 precursor, translating into MASLRTIPVIFGILFYVLASTATATDAPDYVVQGRVYCDTCRAGFETNVTEYIKGAKVRLECKHFGTDKVERAIDGVTDETGTYKIELKDSHEEDICEVVLVHSPLANCSEIEAERDRARVLLTRNVGICDNLRLANPLGYLKDIPLPICGALLKQFDLADDDNE; encoded by the exons ATGGCCTCTCTCCGCACCATTCCGGTGATCTTCGGCATCCTCTTCTATGTCCTTGCCAGCACTGCCACTGCCACCGACGCACCGGACTACGTCGTCCAAGGCCGTGTCTACTGTGACACGTGCCGCGCCGGGTTCGAGACCAATGTCACCGAGTATATCAAGG GTGCCAAGGTCAGGCTGGAGTGCAAGCACTTTGGCACCGACAAGGTCGAGCGTGCGATTGACGGTGTGACTGATGAGACCGGGACATACAAGATTGAGCTCAAGGACAGCCATGAGGAGGACATCTGCGAGGTTGTCCTCGTCCACAGCCCCCTTGCAAACTGCTCTGAAATCGAGGCCGAAAGGGATCGTGCCCGTGTTTTGCTCACCAGGAATGTCGGCATCTGTGACAACCTGCGCTTAGCCAACCCACTCGGCTACCTCAAGGACATCCCACTGCCCATCTGCGGCGCGCTGCTCAAGCAGTTCGACCTGGCTGATGATGATAACGAGTAA
- the LOC4335708 gene encoding glycine--tRNA ligase, mitochondrial 1 translates to MLLSSASRALAAAKPRSPEPFAAAAAVLLRRQLAAGMAAAPASSASAAGNREAFRVAVTNTLERRLFYVPSFKIYGGVAGLYDYGPPGCAVKANVLAFWRQHFVLEEGMLEVDCPCVTPEVVLKASGHVDKFTDLMVKDEKTGTCYRADHLLKDFCKDKLEKDNTLSPEKTAEFNHVLAVLDDLSAEQLGAKIKEYGIVAPDTKNPLSDPYPFNLMFQTSIGPSGLSPGYMRPETAQGIFVNFKDLYYYNGNKLPFAAAQIGQAFRNEISPRQGLLRVREFTLAEIEHFVDPEDKSHPKFRDVSDLEFFMFPREQQLTGKSAMKLNIGQAVSEGTVNNETLGYFIGRVYLFLTQLGIDKDRLRFRQHLPNEMAHYAADCWDAEIECSFGWIECVGIADRSAYDLRAHSDKSGVALEAHEKFAEPREVEKLVITPSKKELGLAFKGNQRMVLEALEAMSETEALNMKSALESKGEVEFKVCTLGKDVTIKKSMVSINMEKKKEHQRKFTPSVIEPSFGIGRIIYCLFEHCFYQRPGKAEDEQLNVFGFPPLVAPIKCTVFPLVKIEKFEVVAKKISKALTAAGISHIIDMTGNTIGKRYARTDEIGVPLAITVDNTTSVTVRDRDSKDQIRVEVDEVASVVKEVTDGQSTWADIMWRYPAHTASAAEEEEASET, encoded by the exons atgctcctctcctccgcctcaCGCGCACTCGCCGCCGCAAAACCCCGCTCGCCTGaacccttcgccgccgccgccgcggtcttACTCCGCCGCCAGCTCGCCGCAGGCATggcggccgcgccggcgtcgTCCGCGTCCGCGGCGGGGAACCGCGAGGCGTTCCGCGTGGCGGTGACCAACACGCTGGAGCGCCGCCTCTTCTACGTCCCGTCCTTCAAGATCTACGGCGGCGTCGCGGGCCTCTACGACTACGGCCCTCCCGGCTGCGCCGTCAAGGCCAACGTCCTCGCCTTCTGGCGCCAG CATTTCGTGTTGGAGGAGGGGATGCTTGAGGTGGACTGCCCATGTGTGACTCCTGAAGTTGTCTTGAAGGCCTCTGGCCATGTCGACAAATTTACAGATCTGATGGTTAAAGATGAAAAGACTGGCACCTGCTATCGTGCTGATCATTTGCTCAAGGACTTCTGCAAGGATAAGCTTGAGAAGGACAATACATTGTCACCAGAGAAGACAGCAGAATTCAACCATGTTCTTGCTGTCTTGGATGATCTGTCTGCAGAACAGTTGGGTGCTAAGATCAAGGAGTATGGCATTGTTGCTCCAGACACCAAGAACCCGTTGTCAGACCCATACCCCTTTAACCTCATGTTTCAAACTTCCATTGGACCATCAGGCTTGAGCCCAGG GTATATGAGGCCAGAGACAGCACAAGGTATCTTTGTAAACTTCAAAGACTTGTATTACTACAACGGCAACAAGCTACCCTTTGCTGCAGCACAGATTGGTCAGGCCTTCAGAAATGAG ATATCTCCTCGCCAAGGACTTCTGAGAGTCCGAGAATTTACTTTAGCGGAGATTGAGCACTTTGTGGACCCAGAGGACAAATCCCACCCAAAGTTTCGTGATGTTTCTGATCTGGAATTTTTTATGTTTCCAAGAGAACAACAACTGACAGGAAAATCAGCCATGAAACTTAACATTGGACAGGCTGTATCTGAG GGGACTGTTAACAATGAGACCCTTGGCTACTTTATTGGAAGGGTCTATCTCTTCTTGACGCAGCTTGGAATTGACAAAGATCGTCTACGGTTCCGACAGCACCTGCCAAATGAAATGGCTCATTATGCTGCTGATTGCTGGGATGCAGAGATTGAATGCTCTTTTGGGTGGATTGAGTGTGTTGGGATTGCTGATAGGTCTGCATATGATCTGCGTGCTCACTCG GATAAAAGTGGTGTTGCACTTGAAGCACATGAAAAGTTTGCAGAGCCTAGAGAAGTGGAG AAGTTAGTTATAACCCCGTCAAAGAAGGAACTAGGTCTTGCGTTCAAAGGGAATCAAAGGATGGTTCTTGAAGCATTGGAG GCAATGAGCGAGACTGAAGCTTTGAATATGAAATCAGCTTTAGAATCCAAAGGGGAGGTTGAATTTAAGGTGTGTACACTTGGGAAAGATGTCACCATAAAGAAAAGCATGGTTTCAATTAACatggagaagaaaaaggaacaTCAAAGGAAATTTACTCCTTCTGTCATAGAGCCATCCTTTGGCATAGGGAGAATCATTTACTGTCTGTTCGAACATTGCTTCTATCAAAGACCTGGCAAGGCGGAGGATGAGCAGTTGAATGTATTCGGTTTCCCCCCTCTTGTTGCTCCCATCAAGTGCACTGTCTTTCCACTTGTCAAGATCGAAAAATTTGAAGTTGTTGCCAAGAAAATTTCGAAAGCATTGACAGCAGCAGGGATTTCTCACATAATTGATATGACAG GTAACACAATCGGTAAGCGTTATGCAAGGACCGATGAAATCGGTGTCCCCCTGGCAATCACGGTTGACAACACCACGAGTGTGACTGTCCGTGACCGGGACAGCAAGGATCAGATCCGCGTTGAGGTCGATGAGGTGGCCTCAGTGGTGAAGGAAGTGACGGACGGGCAGAGCACCTGGGCAGACATCATGTGGAGGTACCCGGCACATACTGCCTCGGCCGCTGAAGAGGAGGAAGCATCAGAAACCTGA